The Clarias gariepinus isolate MV-2021 ecotype Netherlands chromosome 7, CGAR_prim_01v2, whole genome shotgun sequence genome includes a window with the following:
- the LOC128528027 gene encoding leukotriene B4 receptor 1-like → MDHLNIGTNHTYKSDFDSTIGPVGSKQVGAAVFLSVCCLVGLPSNIAVIITIARQWNKRMSFTVKLMLNLAIADSLVLSLAPFGVSGLLNGWTFGLWSCRFLVYLTYCAMYGGVLTVTMMAAHHYHTIKSRVPDVGALERLRKVRRHLLLIGLWSLAMVFALPILFIQDVQLKRESLRCQKNISSPSGKVAVLVLEVQFGYVLPLTIIAASYCWIYRTQLQGCRNIKERKNRMRRLVISIVTAFFLFWTPVHIINVIDIATTLTKTSSPAVYDQLKMFRRATGDLSKTVTIINCCVNPFLYAVASGIFKKKRHHEEKNTIEVNIKN, encoded by the coding sequence ATGGACCATCTCAACATTGGCACCAATCATACTTACAAGTCTGATTTTGACAGCACCATTGGTCCTGTGGGCTCCAAACAGGTAGGCGCTGCAGTATTTCTAAGCGTGTGCTGTTTGGTTGGATTACCCAGCAACATTGCAGTTATAATAACCATCGCTCGACAGTGGAACAAGCGCATGAGCTTCACCGTAAAGCTTATGCTAAATCTAGCTATAGCAGATTCTTTGGTTCTCAGTTTGGCTCCTTTTGGAGTTTCTGGTCTGCTGAATGGATGGACATTTGGCCTTTGGTCATGTAGGTTTTTGGTGTATCTAACATACTGTGCTATGTATGGTGGTGTGTTGACTGTAACTATGATGGCTGCACATCACTACCACACAATTAAGTCAAGAGTTCCTGATGTCGGTGCACTGGAAAGACTGCGGAAGGTTCGCAGACACTTACTGTTGATTGGGCTCTGGAGTTTAGCCATGGTTTTTGCCTTGCCCATACTTTTTATTCAAGATGTTCAGCTCAAGAGGGAATCTCTAAGGTGCCAGAAAAACATATCATCACCCTCTGGAAAGGTTGCAGTTCTTGTGTTGGAGGTCCAGTTTGGATATGTCCTACCTTTAACCATTATAGCTGCATCATACTGCTGGATCTACAGAACACAGCTACAAGGATGTAGAAATATTAAGGAAAGGAAGAACAGAATGAGAAGGCTTGTGATCAGTATTGTCacagccttttttcttttctggacTCCTGTACACATCATCAACGTGATTGACATCGCTACTACTTTGACTAAGACATCGTCTCCAGCTGTCTATGATCAACTGAAAATGTTTCGTAGAGCAACAGGAGATCTGAGCAAAACTGTTACTATAATTAACTGCTGTGTGAACCCATTTCTTTATGCAGTTGCATCAgggatttttaagaaaaagaggcatcatgaagaaaaaaatacaatagaagtaaatataaaaaactga
- the LOC128527924 gene encoding leukotriene B4 receptor 1-like: MDHLNIGNNQTYKSDFNSTIGPVGSKQVGAAVFLSMCCLIGLPSNIAVIITIARQWNKRMSFTVKLMLNLAIADTLVLSLAPFGVSGLLNGWTFGLWSCKILMYLIYCAMYGGVLTVTMMAAHHYHTIKSRVPDVGALERLQKVRRNLLLIGLWSLATVFALPILFIQDVQLKRGSLRCQRTISSPSGKVAVLVLEVLFGYVLPLTIIAASYCWIYKTQLQGCRNIKERKNRMRRLVISIVTAFFLFWTPVHIINVIDIATTLTKTSSPAVYDQLKMFRRATGDLSKTVTIINCCVNPFLYAAASGIFKKKRTRQEKETSTEITVTN, from the coding sequence ATGGACCATCTCAACATTGGCAACAATCAAACTTACAAGTCTGATTTTAACAGCACCATTGGTCCTGTGGGCTCCAAACAGGTAGGCGCTGCAGTATTTCTTAGCATGTGCTGTTTGATTGGATTACCCAGCAACATTGCAGTTATAATAACCATCGCTCGACAGTGGAACAAGCGCATGAGCTTCACCGTAAAGCTTATGCTAAATCTAGCTATAGCAGATACTTTGGTCCTCAGTTTGGCTCCTTTTGGAGTTTCTGGTCTGCTGAATGGATGGACATTTGGCCTTTGGTCATGCAAGATTCTGATGTATCTAATATACTGTGCTATGTATGGTGGTGTGTTGACTGTAACTATGATGGCTGCACATCACTACCACACAATTAAGTCAAGAGTTCCTGATGTCGGTGCACTGGAAAGACTGCAGAAGGTTCGCAGAAACTTACTGTTGATTGGGCTCTGGAGTTTAGCTACAGTTTTTGCCTTGCCCATCCTTTTTATTCAAGATGTTCAGCTCAAGAGGGGATCTCTAAGGTGCCAGAGGACCATATCATCACCCTCTGGAAAGGTTGCAGTTCTTGTGTTGGAGGTCCTGTTTGGATATGTCCTCCCATTAACCATTATAGCTGCATCATACTGCTGGATCTACAAAACACAGCTACAAGGATGTAGAAATATTAAGGAAAGGAAGAACAGAATGAGAAGGCTTGTGATCAGTATTGTCacagccttttttcttttctggacTCCTGTACACATCATCAACGTGATTGACATCGCTACTACTTTGACTAAGACATCGTCTCCAGCTGTCTATGATCAACTGAAAATGTTTCGTAGAGCAACAGGAGATCTGAGCAAAACTGTTACTATAATTAACTGCTGTGTGAACCCATTTCTTTATGCAGCTGCATCAGGAATTTTCAAGAAAAAGAGAACTCGCCAAGAAAAGGAAACCAGCACAGAAATTACTGTAACAAATTAA